The sequence CCTTTTCTTGATTTACTCCCTTCATCTGAATGTGAATACGATCAATATGAACTTTAGTCATTACCCTTTCTCCTCCACTTCATGCACCACGGATGCATAAGGACCAAACTTCTCGTAACTGATCGATCGCCCCAGTTTATCAAACTCCCTTTTCACTGCGATCATGACATCTTCCATATAAAGTCTATGACTGGAGCCATTCCTACCCTCTTGCATGCGACTAGCACTTAGTAGACATGCATTGAGAACAACAGAGCGAATGTGGCCACCAGAAAGTGGAAACTGCCTAGCTAAAAAGTCAAAGTTCATATCTTTCGTCTCAACATTTCTCGGGACAAACTGCTCCCATATTCGTTTTCTTTCGACTTCACCAGGTAAAGGAAAGTCGACGACGTAACGCAGGCGACGAAGAAAAGCTTCGTCCAAATCTTTCTTACGATTGGTAGCCAGAATGGCGAGACCTTTGAAACGCTCCATTCGCTCTAACAAATAGCTAATCTCTACATTAGCAAATCGATCATGGGAATCTCTGACCTCGCTACGACGACCAAACAAAGAATCTGCTTCATCGAAAAACAAGATCATGTCACTTGCATCCGCCGCATCAAAAAGCCTCTTAAGGTTTTTCTCTGTCTCCCCAATGTATTTATTGATCACTTGTGAAAGATCAATTCTGAACATGGGCAGGTTCAATGTACGGGCCAAAATCTCCGAGGCCATGGTCTTACCTGTTCCAGGAGCTCCAGCAAACAAAACAGCTATGCCTACCTCATTCCATGCTTTACCAGTTCCCCAGTCATAATGCACCGTAGCCAGCGAGCTCATTGCTTGAGTGATATCTAAAAATTGACGTTTTTGTTTAGGTGGCAATATCAGTTCTTCGGAATCAAAGCGTGGCTCGACTTTCTGAGCAAGCCCGTCCATATTCACCGCGAGCTCACATCGACAAGCAGAGAAGAGATTTTGTCGCTCAATTGCAGATGAAAACGAATTAAGTCCGTCCGCAATACTCTTAATCGTTTGGCGTTGATATCGAAATCGTCTAGCACACTCCGAGATATCTTCCTCACTGAGCGCATTTTCACTTTCCAAATACTGCTTCCAAGCATTACGCCGCTCGTGATAATCAAAATCAGGGGTTTCCACAACAGGTAAGATCCATCTTTCGGGCAAAGCCTTTTTCTCATCCTTATCTGTAAGTGCTACATAGAGATGAATAGGAAGCGCAGGCAAGCTATTCCACATCATTGATGCATTCTTACCCATAAACTGTGATGATTCCTTGATAACATGGGCAGGAAGAAAAAGGTCTACCCCTCGGAGCCAACAAAGAACGATAATAGAATGAAGAAAATGGGGTGCATCACTAAACCGCAACAGTTCCTTCAATTCTACGAGCATAGCCCCATTCAATTCTGCCATGGCTCGAGAAAGAGCTAAGTGATCACCTCTTTCAGGACCATAAACGGGAATGATTTGCAAATCTTGGCGTTGATTCGCACGTAATCGAGCCGCAATGAGTTGTGCGCTATCCGATAAAGAATGTGAATCGAATACGGAATGATTACATTCTGCAAGACAGTGATGAAGGGTCAGATCTGGAAATAACAGCTGATAAGCTACCATACTTGAGATGCTTAACGATGTGTCCCACTCGATTGCTTTTGCTGCACCATTCCCAATACGAATGATACCGTAACGATACAGTGGATGTGAGACATCTGAGAGTTGCATCACTTGTTCTGGGTTATCCCAGAGCTTTTGCAGCAGACCTAGCGTAGGCTGAGTCTTGTTAGGGTCATTGAGGCATGAAGCCATCACACTGCCGACTGTATTATCAAATGAAGGAGCCAAACAAAGTGCTAACAGAAAAGATGAAGCATCATCTAATTGAAGCGACTCCACAAGCCAGCCAAATGAGCCTTGCAGACCTTTCATTTCATGAGCAGAAAAATGAACTTCCAACTGTTCGGTTAAATAACGCGCACAAATATCCTCTTCATAGAAACGAAGTTTATCCTCTTGAAATCTGACTTGATCTAAAATGGTAGGAAGTTTCTCGCTAAAAGGGGGCAATGGTCCGTTTTGCAGATCAGGTAAGATCCCTCTCTCATTCCATATCCAAGCTATCTCCCTTCGCAAGCGCACCGTCACTTGCTTTAACCAGAAATTAGCACAAGCATCCTCCGCCATTAAATCAGGCGTAAAGCTAACTGGCTCTTGCTTTTCTTTCACAGCTTTCATTAGGGCACCAAACTGATTGAAGGACTATTCTTGGCCTGCTGACCATTAACTCTTAGGATGACCAGGTAATCACCTCTAGGAACTGCTTTCTGGTTTGTTATTTCTAATTCGAGAGAAGTTTGGTCTGCTACAAAAACAAATTCGTCAAACACTGCCACGGTCCTACCCTGGCGATAAAGCGCTACAAAAACATCGTCCTCTTCACTACCGAGACGAACACCCGACAATACAACCTCAACAGTTACATCAGCCTGCGGATCCGTTGGCATGATGCTCATCACGTTAGAGACTAAAACCCTAGAAAGAGTTGGTAACAATTGCCCCACCACGAGATTGCTGCTTCTCTTCTTCCCACTAATTAACTCTTGTTCTACCTTAATGGGATAGCTACCTGCGGACATAAGAGTTCCATCTGGCAGCTCCGCTGTGACTTCACAATCAAATTGACTTGAAGATGGCACTCCGACAATGCTCATTTCCGAGTCCCCAAGCCTTGGCTGAAGCCCACTGATGTCAAGGTCATTGCCTACAAAAGTAATCGTCTGTCCGACTTCAAATTTAGACGGCAGCACTTCTTTCAACGAAGCTCCCAGCTTGGGAAGTACATGGATTCCTATTGGCATACTTGCTTCGGCAGCTGAACTGCCGGACGTATCATAATCGATACCAACAAGTAAGGAGTATGAAGGAGGCTCGGCATCCGCAATCATAATCGGCCCCACATCAAAACCTACCGAAAGGCGGTACTTCTCATCCGAGCCTTGCATCAGACTTGAAAGAAGCTCCGAAGAGCTATCGTCTAAAGTCACCTTGATGTCCTGAGGATTATCTTTAAGTGCCTTTTCGGATTCCGCATTCAATTCCAGAAAACTCATCGATTGAACTGCTCGTAAACACTCCCCTAAATTCTCATGCGCTTCAATGGTGTCGCTGGCACCATCTTCATCAAAGGGCGTAAGAATATATTTCAACCTCAGCCAAAGAGGGGGATTCTGCCCTTCATCAAGAGGCACATTGCGCATATGAGGATCCACGGCGACTTCATAGAGAAATAAGTTAGCCTTTGGCCCACTGGAGCCACTGGGCTCTGGACGAGAAACCGTAACTGGCAAAGACGTTCGATCCTGCAGATGATCTTGTAGGAGTTTTGTCACTGCGCCAATCGCTTTCCCTGTATCAACTAATGCCATGTTACTAATTCTTTGCGCTACAAATAATGTCGGGAAAGCCTTCTACTGACTCCCTGTTTACTCTGACTTCCTTTTGCTCTTGGTTGCATCATCTCCTTCTTGGCCATATTGAAATTCTGAGGAGAAGGCTCTTCTACTTTAATGTGAATAGCACCGACACTAACTTGAACCTCTGTGCTACTTTGGGTGAAAGACTGATGTTCGTTCTGTCTCTGCGGTATAGAAATCATACCATCCTTACTCTCAACAGCAGGAACGGTAGCATAAGGGTTTCCTTGCCAAGCACTTTCATCCTTATTCTTTTGCTGCGCTTCACCATGAGCTTTCTGCTCGACCTTAGGCTCAGTTTGGAGACTCATTACCTGCTTCTTATCCCTATTGTCCTTAGGATCCTTACTCAAAAAATCTTCCACGGACGAAGGCTTCTTGGCTAACTCAAGCAAATCAACATCAGATCCTGGTGATTGAGACACCCAATCGACCACGGCTTTCCATGCTTCCTCTTGTTCCTCTGTGCTCAGTTCATTGTCTAGTCCTTGGTCTCCTCCATTTTCCACTAATTGAGAATTACTCCTCGTTTCTTTGGCGCTTGGATTAATAGGTTTCTCAAGCGGAGTTGATTCAGACACATCTGCTTCAATCTGTTCGCCAAACGTCACATCCATCGCAGCCCTCAGACCTTGCTCTTCAGGATGAATCTTCTCACTCGTTTCTTCTCTGGAAATTAAACCCGCCCGCCTCTCGGAACTCTCTCCATTTTCGAAATCAACTTTTTCTTCAACAGGCGAATTTTCAGCATTCGCAACATCACCAGGTGTTTGAGACACAATCTGTGAGTCTATGGCTTCATCAGCAAGTTGGTGATGCTCAACTTCTTCCGCAAGCTTTTTGATCTCAGCACTCTCTAACACTGAGGAGAACTGTATTCCCGGCTCTGGCTGGTTCTTTTCGGTCGACTCTTGCAATGGTGAAGATGTGAAAGATTCAGGAGGAGATTGGTCAGCCTTGATAGTAGGCTTTTGATTTTTGCTAGCAGGTGGTTCTTCAATTACTTCCTCCAATAGAGTTTCTTCCATTCCATTCCCTTCAATACCCTCTTGTCCTTGCTCATCAGATGACTTTAAACTTTCAGAAACCGAAGGCAAAGCTGCGGACTCATCCCATTGGACTCCACTCTCTTTTGCTAAGATTTCAAAGTAGCTACTCATAACCCGTTTCCCTTGGCAATTCTTTGACGGTAGTAATGACGCCTCCAACTCGGCATCTTAAGAATGGTTTCTTCGCTCCAATGGTATCGGCTGGCTAATTCATGAACACTCCCCAGAAGCTCAGATTGGAAGGCCTTTATTTTCTTTAAAGCCATTGCCTCAAGTTTCACGGGATACACAGCTTCATAGTTACAACAAGGACAAATTGTCTGCACTTGATACGCCACTAAAGGATCAAAATCCTCCAACTTGGTGCTGATTTCATCCATTTTAGAGAAAATCCAAGTATCATCTTCTTGCCCTTCTACATGGACAATTAAACTCTTGAGGATTTGTTCTAATTTGACGAACCCCCTATTCATCCATGCAGCTTGATCTAAACCTGTTGGTCGACGAATTGACAGGCTTTGACCACCTTCAGTGTTTTCCACTCTTAAGGTTTTTTCTTTAGCTGACCGGCGCTGCTTTTCACTAAGCCTATGAAATGAAAGAGGGAACTCGATGGATTCTCGGCAAGACGGCTCTTTGCACTGCAGTTGATAGTCCGTCTCATGAATGCCATGCATCTTTAGTAGCTGAAAAAGTAAAACAATTCTCTCTCCTACCTCCATACTTTGAAAGAAAAGTCTTCTTTGTTTTTGGCCTAATTCCCAAGGATCCGAGCATTTCACCAAGAGCTCTATGGCGAGCTTATAGGAAGGCTCTGCAGAAAACATCAGGTCTAGATCAGAGGCTACCTCTCCGTAGGGACGCAACTGAAGTATCGGCAGTTGCTTCTCCTGACAAGCACGAACGATCGCATCAGATAGAGCATTATTAAGTTCGACCATCGCTTTAGTTCACTTGAAGTCAAAACCTAATAATTATGAATTACAGCCCTTCAGCCACTTTCAAATCAGGATCTTTCTCCCAACCTTCTAACTCAAGCTTGATTGTCTCAATAGCGACAGCATTAGAGTTGGCATCCAAATCCGGTACAGCAGTAAATTCGCTCACCCAGCAATCATGGAGAAAATAACGCAACACAATGTCACCTCTTTCATTGAGTACTTCCAAGGTTAGCTCTTTCTTATAGTTCTCTAGATCCATGAGAAGATCTCCATCGTAGGGGTGCACCTGATTTGCCCAATTAGCAAATTCCTTATCTTGGGTCACACCACGCTCCATAGTGACTCCTTCGTAAGTAGTCCTACCAGGAGACTTGTGATCTGTGCTATTTTCACCGCCTTCGCGGTGTGTTACCACTTCGGTTGTGCGGCGCAGTGGACTCACTTTGCTAACACCCATCACCGTGTTGTTATTTTGCTTTACTCTAAATTTGTAGTTTTTATAGGGATCGGTTCTTTTTGTTTTTACACCTTCGGGCATCGTTTTGATCTCCTCAGTTAAGTTTACGCATCTTCGTTAGACATTTGCTGAATCTTCAAGACAACAAACTCAGCAGGCTTCAACGCAGCAAAGCCAATTTCTATATTGACAACACCGAGATTACGATCCGTTTGAGTCGTTGTCTCAGCATCACATTTCACAAAGAAAGCCTCATCAGGGCTACCTCCTTGAAAAGCACCTTCATTGAAAAGCCTCATCATGAAAGCTCTAATGTTTTGCCTAATACTAGCCCATAGAGGCTCATCATTATTTTCGAAAACAACCCACTTCGTTCCTCGGAACAAAGATTCTTCCAAAAAAAGTGCCAGCCGGCGCACTGAAACATATTTCCACTCAGACGCCTGAATATCAGCTCCAACTAATGTGCGAGCTCCCCAAGAAATGTTTCCGTAAACCGGAAAATTACGCAGACAGTTAATACCTAAGGGATTTAGAACACCATTTTGACTGTCATTCACCTTCACACACAACTCATTGACACCGCGTAAAGTTGCTTCCGTTCCTGCAGGAGCTTTCCAAACACCTCTTGTGGTATCCGTGCGCGAATAGAGACCTGCCATGGTTCCACTTGCACCAATCGTT comes from Verrucomicrobiota bacterium and encodes:
- a CDS encoding Pvc16 family protein gives rise to the protein MALVDTGKAIGAVTKLLQDHLQDRTSLPVTVSRPEPSGSSGPKANLFLYEVAVDPHMRNVPLDEGQNPPLWLRLKYILTPFDEDGASDTIEAHENLGECLRAVQSMSFLELNAESEKALKDNPQDIKVTLDDSSSELLSSLMQGSDEKYRLSVGFDVGPIMIADAEPPSYSLLVGIDYDTSGSSAAEASMPIGIHVLPKLGASLKEVLPSKFEVGQTITFVGNDLDISGLQPRLGDSEMSIVGVPSSSQFDCEVTAELPDGTLMSAGSYPIKVEQELISGKKRSSNLVVGQLLPTLSRVLVSNVMSIMPTDPQADVTVEVVLSGVRLGSEEDDVFVALYRQGRTVAVFDEFVFVADQTSLELEITNQKAVPRGDYLVILRVNGQQAKNSPSISLVP
- a CDS encoding ATP-binding protein, with protein sequence MKEKQEPVSFTPDLMAEDACANFWLKQVTVRLRREIAWIWNERGILPDLQNGPLPPFSEKLPTILDQVRFQEDKLRFYEEDICARYLTEQLEVHFSAHEMKGLQGSFGWLVESLQLDDASSFLLALCLAPSFDNTVGSVMASCLNDPNKTQPTLGLLQKLWDNPEQVMQLSDVSHPLYRYGIIRIGNGAAKAIEWDTSLSISSMVAYQLLFPDLTLHHCLAECNHSVFDSHSLSDSAQLIAARLRANQRQDLQIIPVYGPERGDHLALSRAMAELNGAMLVELKELLRFSDAPHFLHSIIVLCWLRGVDLFLPAHVIKESSQFMGKNASMMWNSLPALPIHLYVALTDKDEKKALPERWILPVVETPDFDYHERRNAWKQYLESENALSEEDISECARRFRYQRQTIKSIADGLNSFSSAIERQNLFSACRCELAVNMDGLAQKVEPRFDSEELILPPKQKRQFLDITQAMSSLATVHYDWGTGKAWNEVGIAVLFAGAPGTGKTMASEILARTLNLPMFRIDLSQVINKYIGETEKNLKRLFDAADASDMILFFDEADSLFGRRSEVRDSHDRFANVEISYLLERMERFKGLAILATNRKKDLDEAFLRRLRYVVDFPLPGEVERKRIWEQFVPRNVETKDMNFDFLARQFPLSGGHIRSVVLNACLLSASRMQEGRNGSSHRLYMEDVMIAVKREFDKLGRSISYEKFGPYASVVHEVEEKG
- a CDS encoding phage tail protein, which translates into the protein MPEGVKTKRTDPYKNYKFRVKQNNNTVMGVSKVSPLRRTTEVVTHREGGENSTDHKSPGRTTYEGVTMERGVTQDKEFANWANQVHPYDGDLLMDLENYKKELTLEVLNERGDIVLRYFLHDCWVSEFTAVPDLDANSNAVAIETIKLELEGWEKDPDLKVAEGL